In one window of Desulfonatronospira thiodismutans ASO3-1 DNA:
- a CDS encoding ROK family protein: MTIKRFWLISPVNWIDSSEPGMYICIDLGGSNIRGTWMDRDGRCGEVLNVPRPRELAGTKKALAGLIQNVMQKSPGAVNNIGIASAGPLNLEQGIYFTPTNMPELKGFDLAGFVSGIFGIRPVLENDAQAAALGEIFNGCLAGEKDALVFTLGTGLGSGVIMDRRVWRGRLDAGPELGHVYMGPNRGKRCGCGQTGCAETWLNAAALKELAMQNGLSLASLKDLDIYLEKKDEKALVTMQQYGRRLGLFLSQMVSIFGIKNIGLSGGLSRLGPCFSEVVPQSINFRLKTRPWLIPDRIELSPDPQMSALWGMGYLMQQ, encoded by the coding sequence TTGACCATAAAGAGATTCTGGCTGATTTCACCTGTAAACTGGATAGATTCAAGTGAGCCCGGTATGTATATCTGCATAGATCTTGGAGGAAGCAATATCCGGGGTACCTGGATGGACCGGGATGGCCGGTGCGGGGAGGTGCTGAACGTGCCCAGGCCCAGAGAGCTGGCAGGCACCAAAAAGGCCCTGGCTGGACTCATCCAGAATGTGATGCAGAAATCCCCGGGGGCTGTAAATAATATCGGCATCGCCAGTGCAGGGCCTTTGAACCTGGAACAGGGCATATACTTTACCCCGACCAACATGCCGGAACTCAAGGGGTTTGACCTGGCCGGATTCGTATCCGGGATTTTCGGCATCAGGCCCGTCCTGGAGAATGATGCCCAGGCCGCGGCCCTGGGGGAGATATTCAATGGCTGTCTGGCCGGGGAAAAGGATGCCCTGGTGTTTACCCTGGGCACAGGGCTGGGTTCAGGGGTCATAATGGACAGGAGGGTATGGCGAGGCAGGCTGGACGCAGGACCTGAGCTGGGACATGTCTATATGGGGCCAAACAGGGGAAAAAGGTGCGGCTGTGGACAGACAGGGTGCGCCGAGACCTGGCTCAATGCCGCTGCCCTGAAAGAACTGGCCATGCAGAACGGACTTTCCCTGGCCAGCCTGAAAGATCTGGATATTTATCTTGAGAAAAAGGATGAAAAGGCTCTTGTGACCATGCAGCAGTACGGCAGGAGGCTGGGGCTTTTTCTAAGCCAGATGGTCTCCATTTTCGGGATAAAAAATATCGGCCTGAGCGGGGGGCTGAGCAGGCTGGGACCCTGTTTTTCCGAGGTGGTGCCCCAAAGCATAAACTTCAGGCTGAAAACAAGGCCCTGGCTGATTCCAGACAGGATCGAAC
- a CDS encoding NUDIX domain-containing protein has protein sequence MSIEKPCPSCGHPVAVFRNPVPTVDIIIHFPPRGIVLIERKNPPHGWALPGGFVDYGETVESAAVREALEETGLQVTLTDLTGVYSHPRRDPRQHTMSVVFVAHPLAGQELSPGDDAGRAGIFDLDNLPELAFDHKEILADFTCKLDRFK, from the coding sequence ATGTCCATTGAAAAGCCCTGCCCCTCCTGCGGGCATCCGGTTGCAGTATTTAGAAATCCTGTGCCCACTGTGGATATTATAATTCACTTTCCGCCCAGGGGCATCGTTTTGATAGAAAGGAAGAATCCGCCCCATGGCTGGGCTCTGCCGGGCGGGTTTGTGGATTACGGGGAGACGGTGGAAAGCGCTGCTGTCCGTGAAGCCCTGGAGGAAACAGGTCTCCAGGTAACCCTGACTGATCTAACAGGTGTTTATTCCCATCCCCGGCGTGATCCCAGGCAGCATACCATGAGCGTCGTGTTTGTGGCACACCCTTTGGCCGGACAGGAGCTGAGCCCCGGAGACGACGCCGGCAGAGCAGGCATTTTCGACCTGGACAACCTTCCGGAACTGGCCTTTGACCATAAAGAGATTCTGGCTGATTTCACCTGTAAACTGGATAGATTCAAGTGA
- a CDS encoding glycosyltransferase family 9 protein has translation MDQTLTFKNSLMKKLPSDNIILTHKGALGDFLLAWPAFLSIRTFFSQAEIFWHGRDDFLPWLRPLNIKKVPHRTASALDGLYSRSTWPESLRKSTVFWFGLDRVTIACSHPQLFFLTAVDFARKRHVRYNYLYQLEKLGISFYRNWQESWKDMFAKQDTQDLALIFPGSGNPAKNWPVKNFIWAGKRFQSAGLKPLLVLGPAEEKNGISESSLQQTTCSSLEDLQGLILKSRVLLGNDSGPMHLGAMFSKPGLVLFGPTPLYMWRPQGMRVLKSPAHCAPCSKTARVQCQEPTCMQAITREKVQAWMDKFLYCQRTGL, from the coding sequence ATGGATCAAACGCTCACATTCAAGAACTCTCTAATGAAAAAACTTCCTTCTGACAACATTATATTGACGCATAAAGGCGCTCTGGGGGATTTTCTTCTGGCCTGGCCGGCCTTTCTGTCCATAAGGACCTTTTTCAGCCAGGCGGAAATATTCTGGCACGGCAGGGATGACTTCCTGCCCTGGCTGCGTCCGTTGAACATTAAAAAAGTGCCTCACCGGACAGCCTCTGCCTTAGACGGGCTTTACAGCCGCTCAACATGGCCGGAATCACTAAGAAAATCTACGGTATTCTGGTTCGGGCTGGACCGGGTTACAATTGCCTGCAGCCATCCACAACTCTTTTTCCTGACTGCAGTGGATTTTGCCCGTAAAAGACATGTCCGGTATAATTATCTGTACCAGCTTGAGAAGCTGGGAATTTCTTTTTACCGGAATTGGCAAGAAAGCTGGAAGGATATGTTCGCCAAGCAGGATACGCAGGACCTGGCCCTTATTTTTCCAGGCTCAGGCAACCCGGCGAAAAACTGGCCGGTAAAAAACTTTATATGGGCCGGGAAGCGCTTTCAAAGCGCAGGGCTGAAGCCCCTGCTGGTGCTTGGCCCTGCCGAGGAAAAAAACGGTATTTCCGAAAGCAGTCTGCAGCAGACAACATGCTCCAGTCTGGAAGACCTGCAGGGCCTGATCCTCAAGTCGCGCGTGCTGCTGGGCAACGACTCCGGACCTATGCACCTGGGAGCCATGTTCAGCAAGCCGGGGCTGGTCCTCTTCGGCCCCACCCCTCTTTATATGTGGCGTCCACAGGGAATGAGGGTCCTGAAGTCCCCGGCACATTGTGCCCCCTGCTCCAAAACGGCCCGCGTCCAGTGCCAGGAACCCACGTGCATGCAGGCCATAACCAGAGAAAAGGTCCAGGCCTGGATGGATAAATTTTTGTACTGTCAGCGTACCGGCCTTTGA
- a CDS encoding L-threonylcarbamoyladenylate synthase: MSGSIFQAVQIIKSEKILIYPTETLWGMGGTGTSKAVVQKIRELKKRPVHKPFPLIAGTLEQARSFVAMDPESLELAGQFWPGPVSILCRALDMLAPGVRDEQGMVSIRVTPHQDAARLCLDAGTPLIATSANISGEKSCAVFEELDSELLRKVDMVFEHGHAPAGGLPSTLVRVFGGGKIEILREGRISRQDLESRGWETVYKTDHG, encoded by the coding sequence ATGAGTGGGTCAATTTTTCAAGCGGTTCAAATTATTAAATCCGAAAAAATTCTAATCTACCCTACGGAAACCTTGTGGGGCATGGGCGGAACCGGGACCAGCAAGGCAGTGGTGCAGAAAATCAGGGAGCTGAAAAAAAGGCCGGTGCACAAGCCATTTCCTCTCATTGCAGGCACCCTGGAACAGGCCAGGAGTTTTGTGGCCATGGATCCAGAAAGTCTTGAGCTGGCCGGGCAGTTCTGGCCTGGCCCTGTTTCCATACTTTGCCGGGCCCTGGATATGCTTGCCCCCGGTGTAAGGGATGAGCAGGGCATGGTTTCCATCAGAGTCACACCGCATCAGGATGCGGCGAGACTCTGCCTGGACGCGGGGACCCCGCTTATAGCAACCAGCGCCAATATAAGTGGTGAAAAATCCTGCGCAGTGTTTGAAGAACTGGACAGTGAGCTTCTTAGAAAGGTGGACATGGTCTTTGAGCATGGCCACGCCCCGGCGGGGGGGCTGCCCTCGACCCTGGTCAGGGTTTTTGGGGGCGGTAAAATTGAAATTTTGAGAGAAGGCAGGATATCCAGGCAGGATCTCGAATCGCGGGGGTGGGAGACGGTGTACAAAACAGATCATGGTTGA
- the thpR gene encoding RNA 2',3'-cyclic phosphodiesterase, with amino-acid sequence MRIFFGIPLPEVYQQMLGQARNEWKKRFRSRLSWTRPGNWHITLRFLGEVQDDLLPQVKVCLDRVEFEDFCLQGSKSGYFGSAGQYRVAWLGVDGEVQKLMNLARTLEKELEGFGFEPEKRPFKAHLTLARIKNFVADDPWKEFSDYVENMGWPEFNAERINLWQSRLTPAGPEYSVLAHKPLHRSGAG; translated from the coding sequence ATGCGAATATTTTTTGGAATTCCCCTGCCGGAAGTGTATCAGCAGATGCTCGGGCAGGCACGCAATGAATGGAAGAAAAGGTTCAGGTCCAGGCTTTCCTGGACCAGGCCGGGGAACTGGCATATTACCCTCAGGTTCCTGGGGGAAGTGCAGGACGATCTTTTGCCCCAGGTAAAGGTTTGCCTGGACCGGGTTGAATTTGAAGATTTCTGTCTTCAGGGAAGCAAAAGCGGGTATTTCGGAAGCGCTGGGCAGTACAGGGTGGCCTGGCTTGGAGTCGACGGGGAGGTGCAGAAGCTGATGAACCTGGCCCGTACTTTGGAAAAGGAGCTTGAGGGCTTTGGGTTTGAGCCGGAAAAAAGGCCTTTCAAGGCCCATCTTACCCTGGCCCGGATAAAGAATTTCGTGGCTGATGATCCCTGGAAAGAATTTTCAGATTACGTGGAAAATATGGGCTGGCCCGAGTTCAACGCGGAGCGGATCAATCTCTGGCAGAGCCGCCTTACCCCCGCAGGACCGGAATACAGCGTCCTGGCGCACAAGCCGCTGCACCGGTCCGGTGCCGGTTAA
- a CDS encoding CinA family protein, whose translation MPIVQSDMSLLADILKKKSIMLATAESCTGGLIGHLITNEPGSSDWYLGGVVAYSNELKISVLNVDRELLDAYGAVSPECAEAMARGAAGLCGAGAALAVSGIAGPGGGTQDKPVGTVCFGWFVLGRTRGEKKLFQGSRKEVKMQSAEYAVQGLVDYLQDMNLEAAKR comes from the coding sequence ATGCCTATTGTGCAATCAGACATGAGCCTGCTGGCGGATATTTTGAAGAAGAAGAGTATCATGCTGGCTACTGCCGAGTCCTGCACCGGCGGACTCATAGGGCATCTTATCACCAATGAGCCCGGGAGTTCAGACTGGTATCTGGGCGGGGTGGTGGCATACAGTAATGAGCTTAAAATCTCTGTTTTGAATGTGGACCGGGAACTTCTGGATGCTTACGGGGCGGTAAGCCCTGAATGCGCCGAAGCCATGGCCCGGGGCGCGGCCGGTCTTTGCGGGGCAGGAGCGGCCCTGGCTGTTTCCGGGATAGCCGGCCCCGGTGGCGGGACACAGGATAAGCCCGTGGGCACTGTATGTTTTGGCTGGTTTGTTCTGGGCCGGACCCGTGGGGAGAAAAAGTTGTTTCAGGGCAGCAGGAAAGAGGTGAAAATGCAGTCTGCTGAATACGCTGTTCAGGGACTTGTGGATTATTTGCAGGATATGAACCTGGAAGCCGCAAAGAGGTAA
- a CDS encoding DUF4079 family protein, translating into MLWIHPILQALVTIGAFYVFYLGLQRFRSAHLGHRVPFNWKRHVVMGRWVIIGWLLGLAVGKMAVNAEMGMMGIFADHNQGAMVMTPLMLIAYVSGTYMDRRKARRTALPLVHAANNVLLLGVALYQVYTGWPIVENFLLN; encoded by the coding sequence ATGCTCTGGATTCATCCCATTCTTCAGGCCCTGGTGACTATAGGCGCATTTTATGTTTTTTATCTGGGACTGCAAAGGTTCAGAAGCGCTCACCTGGGTCACAGGGTGCCTTTCAACTGGAAGCGGCACGTGGTCATGGGCAGGTGGGTGATCATCGGCTGGCTCCTGGGACTGGCGGTGGGCAAGATGGCCGTAAATGCTGAAATGGGCATGATGGGCATATTCGCCGATCATAACCAGGGGGCCATGGTCATGACCCCGCTTATGCTCATAGCCTACGTCAGCGGAACCTACATGGACCGGCGCAAGGCCAGAAGGACAGCCCTGCCCTTGGTGCATGCGGCGAACAATGTCCTTCTTCTGGGGGTTGCCCTTTACCAGGTGTACACAGGCTGGCCCATCGTGGAGAATTTTTTGCTTAACTGA
- a CDS encoding pyruvate ferredoxin oxidoreductase subunit gamma → MWEIRLHGRGGQGAVTSAELLARAAISREKFAQAFPSFGPERRGAPVQAFVRVDDKKIRKREKIYQPDMVLVLDPSLLDVVNVAEGLKEDGIVVVNSPQDSAELKQKHNWPGAYTVDATKIAMDILSVPITNTTMLGALLKASGILEPQDMEEVIMDRFGPKLGPKNFEALKKAYELAN, encoded by the coding sequence ATGTGGGAAATCAGACTGCATGGCAGAGGAGGCCAGGGGGCAGTTACCTCGGCAGAGCTTCTGGCCCGCGCCGCTATTTCCAGGGAAAAATTCGCCCAGGCTTTTCCCAGCTTCGGCCCGGAAAGAAGAGGAGCACCGGTACAGGCCTTTGTCCGTGTGGACGACAAAAAGATTCGCAAAAGGGAAAAAATTTATCAGCCGGACATGGTCCTGGTCCTGGACCCTTCACTGCTGGATGTCGTCAATGTTGCTGAAGGACTCAAGGAAGACGGCATTGTTGTCGTCAATTCACCCCAGGACAGCGCAGAGCTCAAGCAGAAGCACAACTGGCCCGGAGCATACACAGTGGATGCCACCAAGATTGCCATGGACATTCTTTCCGTGCCCATCACCAACACCACCATGCTTGGAGCCCTGCTCAAGGCTTCAGGCATACTGGAACCCCAGGACATGGAAGAGGTTATAATGGACCGTTTCGGACCCAAGCTTGGCCCCAAGAACTTTGAGGCCCTCAAAAAAGCCTATGAGCTGGCAAACTAA
- a CDS encoding 4Fe-4S binding protein yields the protein MANLALCAWEKLELGTAITEPGNAAQLKTGDWKTLHPVTDQEKCIKCGMCQVFCPEFCIHEDSEGFYPADLYYCKGCGICANECPKKAITMTMG from the coding sequence ATGGCTAATCTAGCTTTATGCGCATGGGAAAAACTGGAACTGGGTACAGCCATCACCGAGCCGGGCAACGCAGCCCAGCTCAAGACCGGTGACTGGAAGACCCTGCATCCGGTGACTGACCAGGAAAAATGCATCAAGTGCGGCATGTGCCAGGTTTTCTGTCCCGAGTTCTGTATCCATGAAGACAGCGAGGGATTTTACCCGGCTGATCTTTATTACTGCAAGGGCTGCGGCATCTGCGCCAACGAATGCCCCAAAAAGGCAATCACCATGACCATGGGCTAA
- the porA gene encoding 2-ketoisovalerate ferredoxin oxidoreductase subunit alpha, translating into MSKAIGLEVSLAVAEAVKQANVDVISAYPITPQTHIVEELSVYVANGELDAEYIPVESEHSAMSAAIGSSAAGARSYTATAAQGLAYMHETLFIASGMRLPIVMTVANRALSAPISIWNDHSDIMAERDVGWVQLFGENGQEAYELSIIAFKIAEDHRVLLPAIVNIDGFILTHMIEPVTFLDQAKIDEFLPPFKPALTLNPEKPVTMGPVGVPEVYTESRKQCEQALWNSLEVVREVFDEWKQKFDHEYKLIEKNGDPQGKTLFITMGSQGETTMNAVEDLQAQGESVGQVRIRLWRPFPREDFLQAIKGAEKIIVIDRALSPGAYSGPVAQEILALLYSQETRPRVYNVIAGLGGRDVTVNDFKEMYAQAQKDSLDPNYTIWGVCSDAK; encoded by the coding sequence ATGAGCAAGGCTATCGGGTTGGAAGTCTCGCTGGCCGTCGCGGAAGCGGTGAAGCAGGCCAACGTGGACGTTATTTCAGCCTATCCCATCACTCCTCAGACCCATATCGTGGAAGAGCTGTCGGTATATGTTGCCAATGGAGAACTGGATGCGGAATACATTCCGGTGGAATCCGAGCACTCGGCCATGAGTGCAGCCATCGGCTCCAGCGCGGCAGGAGCCAGGTCCTACACGGCCACTGCGGCCCAGGGACTGGCCTATATGCATGAAACCCTGTTCATAGCTTCGGGCATGCGTCTGCCCATAGTCATGACCGTGGCCAACAGGGCCCTTTCCGCGCCCATCTCCATCTGGAACGACCACAGCGACATCATGGCTGAACGGGATGTAGGCTGGGTTCAGTTATTCGGGGAAAACGGCCAGGAAGCATACGAACTGTCCATCATCGCCTTTAAGATCGCCGAAGATCACCGGGTGCTTCTCCCGGCCATCGTCAACATTGACGGCTTCATCCTGACGCACATGATTGAGCCCGTCACTTTCCTGGACCAGGCCAAAATCGATGAGTTCCTGCCTCCATTCAAGCCCGCCCTGACCCTGAACCCGGAAAAACCGGTGACCATGGGGCCTGTGGGCGTGCCTGAAGTATACACCGAATCCCGCAAGCAGTGCGAGCAGGCTCTATGGAATTCCCTGGAGGTTGTCCGGGAAGTGTTTGACGAATGGAAGCAGAAGTTTGACCATGAGTACAAGCTCATCGAGAAAAACGGCGATCCTCAGGGCAAGACACTCTTCATAACCATGGGTTCCCAGGGTGAAACCACCATGAACGCCGTGGAAGACCTGCAGGCCCAGGGCGAATCAGTGGGCCAGGTCCGCATCAGGCTTTGGCGGCCTTTCCCCAGGGAGGACTTTTTGCAGGCCATCAAGGGAGCAGAAAAAATTATCGTCATTGACCGGGCCTTGAGCCCCGGCGCGTACAGCGGACCTGTGGCCCAGGAAATCCTGGCCCTTCTTTATTCCCAGGAGACCAGGCCCAGGGTGTACAACGTAATAGCCGGCCTTGGCGGACGCGACGTGACCGTCAACGACTTCAAGGAAATGTATGCCCAGGCCCAGAAGGACAGCCTGGATCCAAACTATACAATATGGGGGGTTTGTTCAGATGCTAAATAG
- a CDS encoding thiamine pyrophosphate-dependent enzyme produces MPREDMISPGHRACQGCAEVLAMAMVMKVAGPNTIVANATGCMEIITSPFPQTAWKIPWMHVAFNNTSAVASGIEAGIKALERKGRIPAKKPNIIAVGGDGATFDIGIQALSGALERGHNFLYLCLDNEAYMNTGVQRSSATPLGAMTTTSPVGSKFQGQQTWKKDMPGIAAAHNIPYVATANPGFHLDLMNKVQKALAVDGPAYLHVYSACPTGWRSKPEKSIEISKLAVQTNIFPLYEIIEGKLTITKNIKKPKPVVDYLKTQRRFAHLKEDDLKFIQEQTDANLARLKKLEADSSPE; encoded by the coding sequence ATGCCCAGAGAGGACATGATTTCTCCGGGTCACAGGGCCTGCCAGGGATGCGCCGAAGTCCTGGCCATGGCCATGGTCATGAAAGTGGCCGGGCCCAATACCATTGTGGCCAACGCCACTGGATGCATGGAAATCATCACCTCGCCCTTTCCCCAGACCGCCTGGAAGATTCCCTGGATGCATGTGGCCTTCAACAACACCTCTGCCGTGGCCTCGGGCATTGAAGCCGGTATAAAGGCCCTGGAAAGAAAAGGCAGAATTCCCGCCAAAAAGCCAAACATCATAGCTGTAGGCGGCGACGGGGCCACCTTCGATATCGGGATTCAGGCCCTGTCCGGTGCCCTGGAGCGGGGACACAACTTCCTGTATCTCTGCCTGGACAACGAGGCCTACATGAATACCGGAGTGCAGCGCTCCAGCGCCACGCCCCTGGGAGCCATGACCACCACTTCCCCGGTGGGATCAAAGTTCCAGGGACAGCAGACCTGGAAAAAAGATATGCCCGGCATTGCCGCAGCGCACAATATACCTTACGTGGCCACTGCCAACCCGGGATTTCACCTGGATCTCATGAACAAGGTGCAAAAGGCCCTTGCTGTTGACGGTCCGGCTTATCTGCACGTCTACTCCGCCTGTCCCACAGGCTGGAGGAGCAAGCCCGAAAAGAGCATAGAGATCTCCAAGCTGGCGGTGCAGACCAATATCTTCCCTCTCTACGAGATAATCGAGGGCAAGCTGACCATCACCAAGAATATCAAAAAACCCAAGCCGGTGGTTGATTACCTCAAGACCCAGAGAAGGTTCGCCCACCTGAAAGAAGACGACCTCAAGTTCATTCAGGAACAGACAGACGCCAACCTGGCCAGGCTGAAAAAGCTCGAGGCCGATTCCAGTCCTGAATAA
- a CDS encoding phosphotransacetylase family protein — protein sequence MVGLYIGSTHGFSGKNLITLALGKKFKDDGIKIGYMKPVGAVPREIEGRMVDEDAYEALKFLDIKVDDPASVTPVLISQDFMQKAYTGECLLYMQDIKKAFDQLHKDNELMLIGGSGSYLYTGKYCNLDGMSISRALGSKVILIDRYKQELNYDYLIAAKEMLGDDLVGVILNDVPENFMREAKEYVTPMLEHRQVNVLGTIPHDPLLKAISVGDLAKELGGRIISMQSKSDQVIQNFLIGTMQIENFMAHFHKNKNSAVIVGGDRSDLHLVAMEGNCPCLILTGNIYPNDIVLTRSEVLGIPVIVAREDTFTVAQKMEKILNRTKLREEVKIKQGCQVVNDNLDYKTLYKNLGIQGKG from the coding sequence ATGGTCGGACTTTATATCGGATCTACGCACGGCTTTTCCGGCAAGAACCTCATCACCCTCGCCCTGGGCAAAAAATTCAAGGACGACGGGATCAAGATCGGGTACATGAAGCCTGTTGGTGCTGTACCAAGGGAAATTGAAGGCAGGATGGTGGACGAGGACGCTTATGAAGCCCTGAAATTTTTGGACATAAAAGTGGACGATCCGGCCTCTGTTACACCGGTACTCATATCCCAGGATTTCATGCAGAAAGCATATACCGGCGAATGCCTGCTCTACATGCAGGACATAAAAAAGGCCTTTGATCAGCTTCATAAAGACAACGAGCTCATGCTCATCGGAGGCTCGGGCAGCTACCTCTACACCGGTAAATACTGCAACCTTGACGGTATGAGCATAAGCCGGGCCCTGGGTTCCAAGGTGATTCTCATTGACCGCTACAAGCAGGAACTCAATTACGACTACCTCATTGCAGCCAAGGAAATGCTTGGAGACGACCTGGTGGGTGTAATTCTAAACGACGTCCCCGAAAATTTCATGCGCGAAGCCAAGGAATATGTAACCCCCATGCTGGAGCACAGGCAGGTCAATGTACTGGGGACAATCCCCCACGATCCCCTGCTCAAGGCTATCAGTGTTGGAGACCTGGCCAAGGAACTCGGTGGCAGGATCATCTCCATGCAGAGCAAATCGGACCAGGTGATTCAGAACTTTCTCATAGGCACCATGCAGATTGAAAACTTTATGGCCCATTTCCACAAAAACAAGAACTCTGCGGTCATAGTGGGCGGTGACCGTTCAGACCTGCACCTGGTGGCCATGGAAGGCAACTGCCCCTGTCTGATCCTCACCGGCAATATTTACCCCAACGATATCGTTCTCACCAGGTCCGAAGTCCTGGGCATCCCGGTTATAGTAGCTCGTGAGGACACCTTCACAGTAGCCCAGAAAATGGAAAAGATCCTGAACCGCACCAAGCTCAGAGAAGAAGTCAAAATCAAGCAGGGCTGCCAGGTGGTAAACGACAACCTGGACTACAAAACCCTGTACAAGAACCTGGGCATACAAGGCAAAGGATAG
- a CDS encoding PilZ domain-containing protein, with translation MTRYLEKTVYIKENILDKLEMLAKKNSLSLSTLLNHIFTKYLESRNGYDQLEEKRKSARKKVVIPALVYEKTQNGGNGEDFDMGRYISTTIFDISRGGLRLVVPAGKNGGMQFAKPQSEFEVISYLSGNSTLFRLKCRAEHIEQNENGVKVGSSFVEEANFQMDKLEVYCLQK, from the coding sequence ATGACCCGCTATCTGGAAAAAACAGTCTATATTAAAGAAAATATTCTGGACAAGCTCGAGATGCTGGCAAAAAAAAACAGCCTCAGCCTGAGCACTCTTTTGAACCATATTTTTACCAAATACCTTGAAAGCCGAAATGGTTATGATCAGCTGGAAGAGAAAAGAAAGTCTGCCCGGAAGAAGGTGGTGATTCCGGCACTGGTGTATGAAAAGACCCAGAATGGCGGCAACGGGGAAGATTTTGACATGGGCAGATATATATCCACCACAATTTTTGATATTTCCAGGGGAGGTCTCAGGCTGGTGGTACCTGCTGGAAAGAACGGAGGTATGCAGTTTGCAAAGCCGCAGTCCGAGTTTGAAGTGATTTCATACCTGTCCGGCAACAGTACCCTTTTTCGGCTGAAATGCAGAGCAGAGCATATTGAACAGAATGAAAACGGCGTGAAAGTCGGCAGTTCATTCGTAGAGGAAGCAAATTTCCAGATGGACAAGCTGGAAGTGTATTGTCTGCAGAAGTAA
- a CDS encoding TIGR04211 family SH3 domain-containing protein: MILILVFLLCSQVQGRTLYVTDELSITMRTGPSLQHRVVRMLPSGTSFQVLEESGDYYRVRITDGNEGWVLKQYAMDRTPREMVIRQLESNISRLQERLPVSEQKAADLEKENSEVRTKLMTLEQELSELTKRYQTLLEDSGNIDGIKQDLERATRSLEQKEVHIMDLEQENQELRTEKNMYWFLAGGGTIAFTALIGFILGRVQRKQARRFTY; encoded by the coding sequence ATGATATTGATTCTTGTTTTTCTTTTGTGCAGCCAGGTTCAGGGAAGAACCCTATATGTCACTGATGAGCTGAGCATCACCATGCGTACCGGCCCCAGCCTCCAGCACAGGGTGGTCAGGATGTTGCCATCGGGCACCTCATTTCAGGTCCTGGAGGAGTCCGGAGACTACTACCGTGTCCGCATCACTGACGGCAATGAAGGATGGGTGCTGAAACAGTATGCCATGGACAGGACACCGAGGGAAATGGTCATCCGTCAGCTGGAATCAAACATCAGCCGATTGCAGGAAAGGCTTCCGGTTAGCGAACAAAAGGCCGCTGATCTGGAAAAAGAAAACAGTGAAGTCAGGACAAAACTTATGACCCTGGAACAGGAACTGAGTGAGCTGACAAAGAGATACCAGACCCTGCTGGAGGATTCCGGGAACATTGACGGTATCAAGCAGGACCTGGAGCGCGCCACCAGGTCCCTGGAGCAGAAAGAAGTGCATATCATGGACCTTGAACAGGAAAACCAGGAGCTGCGCACGGAAAAGAACATGTACTGGTTCCTGGCCGGGGGCGGCACCATAGCCTTCACCGCGCTTATAGGCTTTATCCTGGGCAGGGTACAGAGAAAACAGGCCAGAAGATTTACCTACTGA